Proteins from a genomic interval of Amphiura filiformis chromosome 9, Afil_fr2py, whole genome shotgun sequence:
- the LOC140160602 gene encoding sacsin-like, whose amino-acid sequence MAKMVDSDDEGDEMEVGQEWESDDDDDDEEESDDEFGQKLPPLHIYVKRVLDKYPEGGQILKELLQNADDAGASEIIFLYDKTQHPTKHMWSQSLKKFNGQALYVYNNATFKDSDWKNIQHPEQSGKHDDPTKVGRFGLGFISVYHLTDMPCIFSGRHVGFFDPHEHYFTKDPATGTIEKGKRGKKWRISKALLQPGLKDQFSPYLNPIFKCNQSTFKKGSYKGTIFRFPLRTEANSKISRVVYNETRVQSLFQSFQSDAEISLLFLKNIESVSVYEKATQDEPKVVFKVEISQEHRAALREKRSSFLRNCQRSSTDGLSECQANTISQTASSVRDKTKQKTTDTGYLIVNVLKRFGLSQGMQDLMKDTDLKQLPWVGLAMKIRPVVGTSGRMFCFLPLPESESSHLPVHVHGYFGLGDNRRSIKWPDRESEHDNAARWNVGLVEEVFPDAYVELIKLAIKCDLPASTVYKLWPEVGNLTGAWKGGVKCLISKLGELPVLYTEAKGGSWKHPKDVFIDTEKKDLLRKVLLKKDYPIAHLPKNVLEALRWGGIQIKVVTPALVRKVVRGDRLEWLDREEKIELLKYILRDRQFTDMVNIHLLPLQDGNFIPFTSNGETIYIPNSKVPRYLFPGMDKSLSADDCPEVLTSAEAQKYTQLHSLTVDVVPSLLKECLPEEWRKGEGIVTWTPGLNGQPESDWLDKLWNWLQQENISLHSFVSLPLIQICPSPGLQQLQTTGKRVRKKTKDFVDRARKKTKDFVDKPYQLARLETNRLIYQKNIASPTPAQLSKSVCIFLESLGAVVVENDLPEFIAQHPKIDSFIRTADGKE is encoded by the exons atgatgatgatgatgatgaagaagaaagtgACGACGAGTTTGGTCAAAAATTGCCACCATTGCACATCTATGTAAAAAGAGTACTAGACAAATACCCTGAAGGAGGACAGATATTGAAG GAACTATTACAGAATGCAGATGATGCTGGTGCCAGTGAAATCATCTTCCTTTATGACAAGACCCAACATCCAACAAAACACATGTGGTCACAATCATTAAAGAAGTTTAATGGTCAAGCCTTATACGTCTACAACAATGCAACTTTCAAGGACTCTGATTGGAAGAACATCCAGCATCCAGAACAGAGTGGAAAGCATGACGATCCAACCAAAGTTGGCCGCTTTGGATTGGGGTTCATTTCTGTCTACCATCTCACAG ACATGCCTTGCATTTTCAGCGGGCGCCATGTTGGATTCTTTGATCCTCATGAACATTACTTTACAAAGGATCCAGCTACTGGTACTATTGAGAAAGGTAAGCGAGGAAAAAAGTGGCGCATTTCCAAAGCGCTCTTACAGCCGGGTCTCAAAGATCAATTTTCTCCCTACCTGAATCCAATATTCAAATGCAACCAAAGTACCTTCAAGAAAGGCAGCTACAAGGGTACTATTTTCAGATTTCCACTGAGGACTGAAGCTAATTCCAAGATCAGTCGCGTGGTGTACAATGAAACCAGAGTACAAAGTTTGTTTCAATCTTTCCAAAGTGATGCTGAAATCTCACTTCTATTCCTGAAGAATATTGAATCTGTTTCTGTGTATGAAAAGGCAACTCAAGATGAACCTAAGGTGGTCTTCAAAGTAGAAATATCACAAGAACACCGGGCTGCTCTTCGGGAAAAAAGATCAAGTTTTCTGCGCAATTGTCAGAGAAGTTCAACAGATGGGCTCAGTGAATGCCAAGCAAATACCATCTCACAAACAGCATCATCAGTACGTGAcaagacaaaacaaaaaacaactgaCACAGGCTACTTAATTGTGAATGTCCTAAAGAGGTTTGGATTGAGCCAAGGCATGCAGGATTTGATGAAAGATACAGACTTGAAGCAGTTACCATGGGTCGGACTAGCAATGAAAATCAGACCAGTTGTTGGAACCAGCGGTCGTATGTTTTGTTTCCTACCTCTACCAGAGAGTGAAAGTAGTCATTTACCAGTACATGTGCATGGATACTTTGGACTTGGAGATAATCGTCGCAGTATCAAATGGCCTGACCGAGAATCGGAGCATGACAATGCAGCACGATGGAATGTTGGACTTGTGGAGGAGGTCTTCCCAGATGCATATGTGGAATTAATAAAGCTGGCCATCAAATGCGACCTACCAGCATCAACTGTCTACAAGCTGTGGCCTGAGGTTGGTAATCTAACTGGTGCATGGAAAGGTGGGGTGAAGTGTTTGATTAGTAAACTTGGTGAGCTTCCTGTCCTATACACAGAGGCGAAAGGTGGTTCTTGGAAACATCCCAAAGATGTATTCATTGACACAGAGAAGAAAGACTTACTACGCAAAGTCTTGCTGAAGAAAGACTACCCAATTGCTCATCTTCCTAAGAATGTTCTAGAAGCTTTGCGCTGGGGTGGGATCCAGATTAAAGTAGTAACACCAGCTCTAGTGAGGAAAGTTGTGAGAGGAGATAGACTGGAATGGTTAGATCGGGAAGAAAAGATAGAGTTGTTGAAATACATCTTGAGAGACCGACAATTCACAGATATGGTGAACATTCACCTTCTTCCCCTACAAGATGGCAACTTCATCCCATTCACATCTAATGGAGAGACTATCTACATTCCAAATAGCAAAGTGCCACGATACCTCTTCCCTGGTATGGATAAATCACTATCAGCAGACGATTGCCCGGAAGTCTTGACATCTGCAGAGGCACAGAAATACACACAGTTGCACAGCCTTACTGTTGATGTGGTACCTTCATTGCTTAAAGAATGCTTACCAGAAGAATGGAGAAAGGGAGAGGGTATTGTGACATGGACGCCAGGATTGAATGGTCAACCAGAGAGTGATTGGTTGGATAAACTTTGGAATTGGTTACAACAAGAAAACATCTCACTCCATAGCTTTGTTTCCCTCCCTCTTATCCAAATATGTCCTAGTCCAGGACTACAGCAGCTGCAGACCACAGGTAAAAGGGTAAGAAAGAAGACCAAAGACTTTGTTGATAGGGCAAGAAAGAAGACCAAAGACTTTGTTGATAAGCCGTACCAATTAGCCAGACTTGAGACTAATCGACTCATCTACCAAAAGAACATCGCTTCTCCTACACCAGCCCAACtctccaaaagtgtatgcatctTCCTTGAGTCACTGGGCGCTGTTGTAGTGGAGAATGACTTGCCAGAGTTTATTGCTCAGCATCCTAAGATTGACAGTTTTATCAGAACTGCAGATGGAAAGGAGTGA